GCAGAGAATCACCGATTGTCCAGCTATCTCGGGTGTGTAGGCCTTGAATGCGTGGGCTAAGGCCAGCAAATCTGCGTGGGCCCCGTTTTCCACGGAGATCAATTCATCGTGCCCATAATATTGAAGTGCCCGGTGGTGAACCTCGGCATTAATGAAGCGCCCGCTGAGGGTGGAGTATTGGGCGATGGCGCCGAATGCCAGTTCAGGATTAGTCGGAACGCCGAGTTTGCGCACCGCTAATACGCCCAATCGTGCCCCCAATGCTTGGGCAACTTCGTAGGCGATGGGAACACCACCGCGTAATAAGCCGAGCACCGTGTACTGGCCTGCGGGCAAGGTGGTGGCGAGCTTCATTCCCAACGCGGCCCCGGCATGGCTACGGTCATCAAACTTGGCGCTGTTGTCACTGACCATAGCTCCAGTCTTGCCCATAGTCAGCCAAAAGAATAGCAAAGCCTGTAAATTACAGCGATACTTCCTGAGAACAGTGCGCGAACGGTAATAAATGCCAAAGAGCTCCCACATTCTGAACGGAATGATCCGTGCAGAACAGGGGAGCCCTTTTGAGTTTTATTGTTTAGACCTGGTTGCCCAGCTTGAAGCCCTTGGAAGCCTGGCCGTGGTAGGAGCCATCCTCGTCACCGGCACGGGTGTACGAGAAGCCGTCGGCGCCGATGGTCACTTCCAACTCGGAGTCATCGGTGCGCTCGACGATTTCCTGCACGTTGCCATCCAGATCCAAGACCATGGAAGCCTCGGTGTACCAGGAAGGTACAACCGGGTTGCCCCACCAGTCGCGGCGCTGGTTATCGTGTACGTTCCAGGTGATGGTCGGGTTATCCGGATCACCGGTGTAGTAATCCTGGGTGTAGATCTCGATGCGGTGATCATCTGGATCCAAGATGTACAGGTAGAACGCATTGGACACACCGTGGCGGCCTGGGCCGCGCTCGATACGATCCGAGATGCGCAGTGCACCCATCTTGTCGCAGATCTGGATGATGTTGTGCTTCTCATGGGTGGAGAATGCTACGTGGTGCAGGCGTGGACCGTTGCCACCGGTCAGGGCGGTGTCGTGCACGGTGCCCTTGCGGTGCATCCATGCTGCGTAGGTGGTGCCCTCGTCGTCCTGGATGTCCTCGGTGACGCGGAAGCCCAGGTCTTCTAGGTAGGCGCGGCCGCGAGGTACATTCGGGGTGACCTGGTTGAAGTGATCCAGACGGACCAGTTCGCCAGCCGAGTACAGGTCGTAGCGCATGTGCAGGCGCTCAACGTGGGTGGTCTCGAAGAAGAATTCGTAGGGGAAGCCGAGCGGATCTTCAACGCGTACGGCATCCCCGATGCCCTTGACGAAGCCGTCCTTGCGGCGTTCGGTGCGGCAGCCCAGTTCCTTGTAGTAGGCCTCTGCCTTATCCACGTCCTCGTTCGAGCGGACACGGAAGGCCATGGCTTTCAACGCAGCTACTGGACCCTTGGTCAGCACCAGGTTGTGGTGGATGAATTCTTCGAAGGAACGCAGGTAGATCTGGTTCTCATCTTCGTAGGAAACGTGCAGGCCCAAGACGTCAACGTAGAAGTTGCGCGAACGCTCCAGATCGGTGACGACCAGTTCGGCGTAGGCACAGCGCAGGATATCCGGCGCTGGAACCGAAGGGGTTGCAATCGGGTTTTCGATTTCTTTGCTCATGTTGTTGCTCCTTTGCGAACAAGAATTTTTGGTGGGGGAAGCTGGTGCTTCCTAGACGCCGAACTTAGGGGAGTGGGCTTCGTTCAGGGTGATCTGGATGGACTGCTGAGTCGTGTAGAAGTCCACCGAACGGTAGCCACCTTCGCGGCCCAGACCCGAGGCCTTCACGCCACCAAATGGGGTACGCAAGTCTCGGACGTTGTTCGAGTTCAGCCACACCATGCCCGAATCGATCTGGTGGGCGAAGTTATGCGCACGCTTGAGGTTGCTGGTCCAGACATAAGCGGCCAGACCGTACTTGGTGTTGTTGGCCAACTCCAAGGCTTCTTCATCGGTATCAAATGGGGTAATGGCAACAACTGGGCCGAAGATTTCGTCCTGGAAGATCTGTGCATCCGGGGCAACATCGGCGAAGACGGTCGGTGCAACATAGTTGCCCTCGTTTTCGAAGCCCTCGGCACGGCCACCGCCAGCAAGCAGTCGGCCTTCCTTCTTGCCGATTTCGATGTAGCTCATGACCTTTTCGAAGTGCTTGGGGTGCACCAGCGAGCCGACCTCGGTCTTTGGATCACTGGGCAGGCCAACGCGGATGTTCTTGGCACGCTGGGCAAACTTGGTCACAAAGTCATCGTAAATATCGCGCTGAACCAGCACACGCGAGCCGGCGGTGCAGCGCTCGCCGTTCAGTGAGAAGACACCGAAGACGGTGGCATCCAAGGCAGCATCCAGATCAGCATCGGCGAAGACGACAGCTGGGGACTTGCCGCCGAGTTCCAAGGACAGTCCCTTGAAGTATGGGGCTGCCGCGGTGGAGATAGTGGCACCGGTGGAGGAGTCGCCGGTGAAGGACACCAGTGGCACATCCGGGTGCTTGACCAGGTAGTCGCCGGCCACGCCACCCGAGCCGAAGATCAGGTTGAAAACGCCTTCTGGCAATCCAGCTTCACGGAAGATTTCTGGCCAGAGACCAGCCGAGAGTGGGGTGTAGCTGGCAGGCTTAAGCACTACGGAGTTACCGGTGGCGATGGCCGGAGCCAGCTTCCAGGATTCCTGCATGAACGGAACGTTCCATGGGGTGATCAGTGCAGCCACACCAATAGGCTTACGGTTCACGTAGTTCATCTGGCGTCCAGGGACGCGGAAGGAATTATCCACCTGAGCCACAATTAGGTCAGCGAAGAAACGGAAGTTCTCGGCTGCACGACGGGCCTGGCCCTTAGCCTGGGTGATCGGTAGGCCCGAGTCGTAGGATTCGAGCAACGACAGTTCCTCGTCGCGGGATTCAACGATGTCAGCGATCTTGTGCAAGACGCGGGAGCGCTCGCGTGGCAGCATCTTGGACCATGGGCCTTCCTTGAAAGCCTTCTTGGCCGCGGCCACTGCCAGATCAACGTCGGCTGGCTGCGCCGATGCAGCGGTAGCGTAGTTGGTGTTGGTCACTGGTTCTTGTACATCAAAGGTTTGACCGCCGATGGAGTCAACGAATTCACCATTGATGTAGTGCTGCAGATGAGTTGGCAGGTTCTCTGGTACGAAGTGCTTGCTCATGGCAATTCCTTTCGTGCTATTTCAGCGTTGTGTATTCCGGCGTGATTGCCGGGCTGTCGTGAAAATTTGTGGGTTATTTAGATGGCGCTGGGTTCCATACCAGCAGCTTTCAGGTAGCTGTTCAGTGTGTGGGCGCGGTGTTCGCGGCAGGCAGCTTCGATCTGTGCCGGGGTGGCGTGATCGGCAATCAAGTCCAAGAGCGCGTCATGTTCCTTGACGGATTCACGGGCGCGGTAGGGGATATGCGTGAAGCTGCTGGCGCGCATGGCGGCCAGTCGGCGCCAACCGCGTTGCACTAGATCCAGAATGTGCGGGTTAGGGCACTGACCGTAGAGCAACTGGTGGAATTCGGTATTCATCCGGGTGAAGGCCACCGGGTCGAAATCCTCCAAGCACTGGCGCATCTTTTCATTCACCTCCCGCGCCTTGGCCAGCCAGGCCGCATCCATGGAATCGGCGGCCAGTGCGGTAGCTGCCGGTTCGATGATCATCAGCGTCTGCATGGTGTGCAGGTACAAGGTCGAATCCACATGGGCCACCGTCGCCCCGACATTGCGGGTGAAGTGGACCAGGCCTTCGGCTTCGAGCCGGCGGATCGCTTCGCGGACCGGGACCACCGAGCAACCGAGTTCATCGGCGATGGTGCCTAGGACCAGGCGGTATCCCGGTGAGTAGGCGCCATTGGTGATGCGTTCGGAGACCAGCTGGTAGGCGGCTTCGGATTTTGAGGTGGTGGTTACAGTGCCCATGAGTCCAACTCCGGGCTGCCGGCGTCTTTCCACGCGGTGTATTTGGCTTTCCACTCGGCGTTCATCGGGAACAGGCCTTCGATACCGTAGCCGCGCTTGACCATGGCGAAGATGAATTCGTCGTTGGACTCGGTGACCATGGCTTCGGCAGCCACCTCTTCGACTAGGGCTGGTGGGATGACCACGATGCCATCAGAGTCGGCGACGATCACATCTCCTGGTTGGACCGAGACGCCACCGCAGGCCACGGTGATGTCCTTGTCCCAGGCCACGTGCTTGCGGCCCAAGACTGCTGGGTGGGCACCGTTGTAGAAGACCGGGATGTCCAAATTGCTCACGGCGTCGAGGTCGCGTACCCCACCATCGGAGATGATGCCGGCTGCGCCCAGCTGCTGGGAGCGCAGTGCCAAGATGTCGCCTAGCGTGGCCGAACCGGTTTCTCCGCGGGCTTCCATCACCAGGATTTCGCCACTGTTCAATGAGTCAATGGACTGCTTCTGGGTGTTGTATCCGCCGCCGTGTGCCTTGAAGAGGTCTTCGCGGTTCGGGATGTAGCGCAGGGTGCGGGCGGTACCGATGACGCGCTGCATACCCTTGGTGGCGCCAGGAACTTCGATGTTGACGTTGTTCAACCCGCGCTTGCGCAAGGTGGCCGACAGGGTCGCGGTGGCCACCGAGGCGAGCTGTTCGCGGACCGCGTCGGTGAGTACTTCCTTGCCGGTGATTACCGGTGGTAGGCCGGCGGTAGCGCGGTCGCCGTAGGCATCTTCCTTATCCTTCTCGGTGACCTTGGGCTGGTTGCCGAAGGAAGCGAAGGTGGCGGTGCCCTCGGTGGCGGTGGTCTTCAGCTTGCCCGTGGAGGTGCCGGTGATCAGATCGGTGACTTCAACTTCCACCGCATCGCCTGGGAAGAAGACGGTGGAGCCGGCAGGGGTGCCGGTGAGGATGATGTCCCCGGGCTGCAGGGTCATCTGCTGGGAGAGATCAGCGATGATCTGCGCGAAGGAGAAGAGCAGTTCAGAGGTGGTGGCGTCCTGAGCGATTTGCCCGTTGACCCAGGTCTGCACCCGCAGTTTGGCGGGATCCAGTTCTGCTGCCGGGAGCGCGTTCGGGCCCAGTGGGGTGTAGCCGTCGCCCGACTTGGAGCGGATGTTTGATCCCTTGTCGGCGTACTTCATGTCGTGGACACCCAGATCATTGGATGCGGTGACCGAACCAACGTGGCTCCAGGCTTCTTCTACCGAAACGCGGCGGGCGGTGGTGCCGATGATCAGTGCGATCTCACCTTCGAAGGCGAGCAGTTCGGTTCCGGCCGGACGTTCAACGGTGCCGTTGGTGGCGGCCAGGGAGCTGGAGGCCTTCATGAAGTAACTGGGGAACTTTGGGGTGCGTCCGCGCTGTGCTGCGCGGGAGGAGTAGCTCAGGTGTACAGCGAGAACTTTGCCTGCCTGGGCGAAGGTCTCTTGGGTTACTGGGAGAGTAGTGCTCACCGTTGATCGTCCTACTTTCGTCATGCATCATGTCGTACATCAAATCGTATATGATCAGTGTGCGCCGAATCTCATCCACTGTCAAGCGTGATTTCAAGTAGCCTGCGAGTTTGGAATTCTTTTC
The nucleotide sequence above comes from Glutamicibacter sp. B1. Encoded proteins:
- a CDS encoding phosphoribosyltransferase, coding for MGKTGAMVSDNSAKFDDRSHAGAALGMKLATTLPAGQYTVLGLLRGGVPIAYEVAQALGARLGVLAVRKLGVPTNPELAFGAIAQYSTLSGRFINAEVHHRALQYYGHDELISVENGAHADLLALAHAFKAYTPEIAGQSVILCDDGIATGATMKACLELVDQLKPQSVIVASPVIAAEAFTELAPQVQGLTELLTPRQFSAVGAFYKDFSQIDQDHVLKLLGSKS
- the hpaD gene encoding 3,4-dihydroxyphenylacetate 2,3-dioxygenase, producing MSKEIENPIATPSVPAPDILRCAYAELVVTDLERSRNFYVDVLGLHVSYEDENQIYLRSFEEFIHHNLVLTKGPVAALKAMAFRVRSNEDVDKAEAYYKELGCRTERRKDGFVKGIGDAVRVEDPLGFPYEFFFETTHVERLHMRYDLYSAGELVRLDHFNQVTPNVPRGRAYLEDLGFRVTEDIQDDEGTTYAAWMHRKGTVHDTALTGGNGPRLHHVAFSTHEKHNIIQICDKMGALRISDRIERGPGRHGVSNAFYLYILDPDDHRIEIYTQDYYTGDPDNPTITWNVHDNQRRDWWGNPVVPSWYTEASMVLDLDGNVQEIVERTDDSELEVTIGADGFSYTRAGDEDGSYHGQASKGFKLGNQV
- the hpaE gene encoding 5-carboxymethyl-2-hydroxymuconate semialdehyde dehydrogenase, whose protein sequence is MSKHFVPENLPTHLQHYINGEFVDSIGGQTFDVQEPVTNTNYATAASAQPADVDLAVAAAKKAFKEGPWSKMLPRERSRVLHKIADIVESRDEELSLLESYDSGLPITQAKGQARRAAENFRFFADLIVAQVDNSFRVPGRQMNYVNRKPIGVAALITPWNVPFMQESWKLAPAIATGNSVVLKPASYTPLSAGLWPEIFREAGLPEGVFNLIFGSGGVAGDYLVKHPDVPLVSFTGDSSTGATISTAAAPYFKGLSLELGGKSPAVVFADADLDAALDATVFGVFSLNGERCTAGSRVLVQRDIYDDFVTKFAQRAKNIRVGLPSDPKTEVGSLVHPKHFEKVMSYIEIGKKEGRLLAGGGRAEGFENEGNYVAPTVFADVAPDAQIFQDEIFGPVVAITPFDTDEEALELANNTKYGLAAYVWTSNLKRAHNFAHQIDSGMVWLNSNNVRDLRTPFGGVKASGLGREGGYRSVDFYTTQQSIQITLNEAHSPKFGV
- a CDS encoding GntR family transcriptional regulator, which gives rise to MGTVTTTSKSEAAYQLVSERITNGAYSPGYRLVLGTIADELGCSVVPVREAIRRLEAEGLVHFTRNVGATVAHVDSTLYLHTMQTLMIIEPAATALAADSMDAAWLAKAREVNEKMRQCLEDFDPVAFTRMNTEFHQLLYGQCPNPHILDLVQRGWRRLAAMRASSFTHIPYRARESVKEHDALLDLIADHATPAQIEAACREHRAHTLNSYLKAAGMEPSAI
- a CDS encoding fumarylacetoacetate hydrolase family protein; translated protein: MTKVGRSTVSTTLPVTQETFAQAGKVLAVHLSYSSRAAQRGRTPKFPSYFMKASSSLAATNGTVERPAGTELLAFEGEIALIIGTTARRVSVEEAWSHVGSVTASNDLGVHDMKYADKGSNIRSKSGDGYTPLGPNALPAAELDPAKLRVQTWVNGQIAQDATTSELLFSFAQIIADLSQQMTLQPGDIILTGTPAGSTVFFPGDAVEVEVTDLITGTSTGKLKTTATEGTATFASFGNQPKVTEKDKEDAYGDRATAGLPPVITGKEVLTDAVREQLASVATATLSATLRKRGLNNVNIEVPGATKGMQRVIGTARTLRYIPNREDLFKAHGGGYNTQKQSIDSLNSGEILVMEARGETGSATLGDILALRSQQLGAAGIISDGGVRDLDAVSNLDIPVFYNGAHPAVLGRKHVAWDKDITVACGGVSVQPGDVIVADSDGIVVIPPALVEEVAAEAMVTESNDEFIFAMVKRGYGIEGLFPMNAEWKAKYTAWKDAGSPELDSWAL